The following are from one region of the Prionailurus bengalensis isolate Pbe53 chromosome A2, Fcat_Pben_1.1_paternal_pri, whole genome shotgun sequence genome:
- the BABAM1 gene encoding BRISC and BRCA1-A complex member 1, translating into MEVAEPSSPTEEEEEEEEEEEEEESAEPRPRTRSNPEGAEDRALGAQASVGSRSEGEGEAASADDGTPNPPGAGPKPWQVPPTAPEVQVRTPRVNCPEKVIICLDLSEEMSLSKLESFNGSKTNALNVSQKMIEMFVRTKHKIDKSHEFALVVVNDDIAWLSGLTSDPRELCSCLYDLETASCSTFDLEGLFSLIQQKTELPVTENVQTIPPPYVVRTILVYSRPPCQPQFSLTEPMKKMFQCPYFFFDVVYIHNGADEKEEEMSWKDMFAFMGSLDTKGTSYKYEVALAGPALELHNCMAKLLAHPLQRPCQSHASYSLLEEDDEATEVEATV; encoded by the exons ATGGAGGTGGCAGAGCCCAGCAGCCCcactgaggaagaggaggaagaggaggaggaagaggaagaggaagagtctGCGGAGCCCAGGCCCCGTACACGCTCCAATCCTGAGGGGGCTGAGGACCGGGCACTGGGGGCCCAGGCCAGCGTGGGCAGCCGCAGCGAGGGTGAGGGTGAGGCGGCCAGTGCTGACGATGGGACTCCCAATCCTCCCGGAGCTGGCCCCAAGCCCTGGCAGGTGCCCCCAACAGCCCCCGAAGTCCAGGTGCGGACGCCAAGGGTCAACTGTCCAGAGAAGGTG ATCATCTGCCTGGACCTGTCAGAAGAAATGTCGCTGTCAAAGCTGGAGTCCTTCAATGG ctcCAAAACCAACGCCCTCAACGTCTCCCAGAAGATGATTGAGATGTTTGTGCGGACAAAACACAAGATCGACAAGAGTCACGAATTCGCACTGGTGGTGGTGAATGATGACATCGCCTGG CTGTCCGGCCTGACCTCTGATCCCCGCGAACTCTGCAGTTGCCTCTATGACCTAGAGACGGCTTCCTGCTCCACCTTTG ATCTGGAAGGTCTCTTCAGCCTCAT CCAGCAGAAGACTGAGCTGCCAGTCACGGAGAATGTGCAGACAATTCCGCCCCCATACGTGGTCCGCACCATCCTGGTCTATAGCCGTCCGCCCTGCCAGCCCCAGTTCTCCCTGACGGAGCCCATGAAG AAAATGTTCCAGTGCCCGTATTTCTTCTTCGATGTTGTTTACATCCACAATGGCGCCGacgagaaagaggaggaaatgagcTGGAAG GACATGTTTGCCTTCATGGGCAGCCTGGATACCAAGGGGACCAGCTACAAGTATGAGGTGGCACTGGCTGGGCCAGCCCTTGAGCTGCACAACTGTATGGCTAAGCTGCTGGCTCACCCACTGCAGCGGCCCTGCCAGAGTCACGCCTCCTACAGCCTGCTGGAGGAGGACGATGAAGCCACTGAGGTTGAAGCCACTGTCTGA
- the ANKLE1 gene encoding ankyrin repeat and LEM domain-containing protein 1: protein MTPSVASTRPGPYRRPQTLLERHSVSRAPAGRQGPGASRVWPRRPAWRGGCGQRCGRRSRGEGEGWAGRGGGARVVVHSDLPVRRAVEELLRRGADPNLVLADGVAAMHLAARARHSRGLRCLEALLHRGGDANARSVEALTPLHVAAAWGCRRGLELLLGHGADPTLRDQDGLGPLDLAEQQGHQDCAHVLRELQTRTKTSTRTRAESQKPEPEPEPGGPSPWGKGLDASPSGLPNVTLGFIALGRSDGRDIGLEAGPRLPSHLARPEIADKDSSLEYPPGQWDCSSDASFVTAIEASGTEDPAPHTSSWARSSRQTKQRLMPTIRPSQRTPRSPGTPQLVHRAAAADREAELNTCLQALTLTSPDASPSPQALPDGSPAQSPPREPLPGLPHVHFLKDEELSLDSDVAALWLTEDEASPTGGRDPAPSRWCPPVPAMTDLEILRGLRALGKNPGPITPFTRTYHPRRLEEARAAPGSDFSGHSPELAEALRTGCIPDAQADEDVLAQQFERPDPKRRWREGVVKSSFTYLLLDPRETQDLPARAFSLTPAERLRTFVHAIFYVGKGTRARPDVHLWEALSHRRQPGKQACPKVRQILDIWASGRGVVSLHCFQHVVAVEAYTREACLVDALGIQTLTNQRQGHCYGVVASWPPTRRRRLGVHLLHRALLVFLAEGERELRPQDIQAHRGVLGT, encoded by the exons ATGACACCCTCGGTGGCCTCCACCCGCCCGGGTCCTTATCGGCGGCCCCAGACCCTGCTTGAGCGCCACTCGGTGTCGCGGGCCCCCGCAG GGCGGCAGGGCCCGGGGGCATCCCGGGTATGGCCGCGGCGGCCGGCCTGGCGCGGCGGCTGCGGGCAGCGCTGCGGGAGGAGGAGCCGCGGTGAGGGCGAGGGCTGGGCgggccgggggggtggggcgAGGGTCGTGGTCCACTCTGACCTCCCAGTCCGTAGGGCCGTGGAAGAACTGCTGCGCCGCGGCGCGGACCCCAACCTGGTGCTCGCGGATGGCGTGGCAGCCATGCACCTGGCGGCCAGAGCCCGGCACTCGCGCGGTCTGCGCTGCCTGGAGGCCCTACTGCACCGGGGCGGGGATGCTAACGCTCG ATCGGTCGAGGCGCTCACGCCGCTGCACGTGGCTGCCGCCTGGGGCTGTCGCCGCGGCCTGGAGCTGCTGCTGGGCCATGGAGCGGACCCGACGCTGCGCGACCAG GACGGACTCGGGCCGCTGGACCTGGCGGAGCAGCAGGGACACCAGGATTGCGCACACGTCCTTCGGGAACTCCAGACTCGGACGAAGACATCGACCCGGACCCGGGCAGAGAGCCAGAAGCCTGAGCCTGAGCCCGAGCCTGGCG GCCCAAGCCCCTGGGGAAAGGGGCTGGACGCCAGCCCCTCTGGACTTCCCAATGTGACGCTGGGCTTCATAGCACTGGGCAGAAGTGATGGCAGGGACATAGGCCTGGAAGCTGGCCCCAGACTCCCCAGCCACCTGGCCCGCCCTGAGATTGCTGACAAGGATAGCAGCTTGGAGTACCCCCCAGGACAGTGGGACTGCAGCTCAGATGCCTCCTTTGTCACTGCGATTGAAGCTTCTGGAACTGAAGACCCAGCCCCGCACACCTCCTCCTGGGCTAGGTCATCTCGCCAGACCAAGCAGAGACTCATGCCTACTATTCGACCTTCCCAGAGGACGCCAAGGTCCCCAGGTACCCCACAGCTGGTACATCGAGCTGCTGCGGCAGACAGGGAGGCAGAACTAAATACCTGTCTGCAGGCCCTGACTCTGACTTCGCCAgatgcctccccctccccccaagccctCCCCGATGGGAGCCCTGCGCAGAGCCCCCCTCGGGAGCCACTGCCTGGACTCCCCCATGTTCACTTCCTGAAAGACGAAGAGTTGTCCCTCGACAGTGATGTGGCTGCCCTCTGGCTGACAGAGGATGAGGCGAGCCCCACAGGGGGCAGGGACCCTGCCCCCTCTCGCTGGTGCCCTCCAGTCCCTGCCATGACAGACCTGGAGATACTTCGAGGGCTCCGAGCACTTGGCAAGAACCCTGGCCCCATCACACCCTTCACTCGGACGTACCACCCCCGACGGCTGGAAGAAGCCCGTGCTGCTCCTG GCTCAGACTTTTCAGGGCACAGCCCAGAGCTGGCCGAAGCCCTGCGGACAGGCTGTATCCCAGATGCCCAGGCAGATGAGGATGTGCTTGCCCAGCAGTTTGAGCGGCCGGACCCCAagagaaggtggagggagggggtcgtGAAGTCCAGCTTCACGTATCTACTGCTGGACCCCAG GGAGACTCAGGACCTGCCAGCCCGAGCCTTCTCACTGACCCCAGCTGAACGCCTTCGGACTTTTGTCCATGCCATCTTCTATGTGGGGAAAGGGACACGGGCCCGGCCAGATGTCCACCTCTGGGAGGCCCTCAGCCACCGTCGACAGCCAGGAAAGCAG GCCTGCCCCAAAGTGCGCCAGATCTTGGACATCTGGGCCAGTGGTCGTGGTGTTGTCTCCCTGCATTGCTTCCAACATGTGGTTGCTGTGGAGGCTTATACTCGAGAGGCGTGTCTTGTGGATGCTCTAG GCATCCAGACACTGACCAACCAGAGACAAGGACACTGCTATGGAGTGGTGGCAAGCTGGCCACCCACCCGGCGACGCCGCTTGGGGGTGCATCTGCTGCACCGCGCCCTCCTTGTCTTCTTGGCCGAGGGTGAGCGAGAGCTGCGGCCCCAGGACATCCAGGCCCACCGCGGAGTACTGGGGACTTGA
- the ABHD8 gene encoding protein ABHD8: protein MLTGVTDGIFCCLLGAPPNAVGPLESVESSDGYTFVEVKPGRVLRVKHAGPAPAPNPPPPLPDAAQGDRSGLVRCQRRITVYRNGRLLVENLGRAPRADLLHGQNGSGEPPAALEVELADPAGSDGRSGSGSAGSGSGGRRRRTRRPKRTIHIDCEKRITSCKGAQADVVLFFIHGVGGSLAIWKEQLDFFVRLGYEVVAPDLAGHGASSAPQVAAAYTFYALAEDMRAIFKRYAKKRNVLIGHSYGVSFCTFLAHEYPDLVHKVIMINGGGPTALEPSFCSIFNMPTCVLHCLSPCLAWSFLKAGFARQGAKEKQLLKEGNAFNVSSFVLRAMMSGQYWPEGDEVYHAELTVPVLLVHGMHDKFVPVEEDQRMAEILLLAFLKLIDEGSHMVMLECPETVNTLLHEFLLWEPEPSPKALPEPLPAPPEEKK, encoded by the exons ATGCTGACCGGGGTGACCGACGGGATCTTCTGCTGCCTACTGGGCGCACCCCCCAACGCTGTGGGGCCGCTGGAGAGCGTCGAGTCCAGTGATGGCTACACCTTTGTGGAGGTCAAGCCTGGCCGTGTGCTGCGGGTGAAGCATGCCGGGCCTGCTCCAGCCCCCAACCCACCTCCACCACTGCCAGATGCTGCCCAGGGGGACCGGTCTGGCTTGGTCCGCTGCCAGCGCCGCATTACCGTGTACCGCAACGGGCGGTTGCTGGTGGAGAACCTGGGCCGGGCACCCCGTGCTGACCTCCTGCACGGGCAGAATGGCTCCGGGGAGCCGCCGGCCGCCCTAGAGGTGGAGCTGGCGGACCCGGCAGGCAGTGACGGCCGCTCGGGCTCGGGCAGCGCCGGAAGTGGCAGCGGTGGCCGCCGGCGGCGAACCCGGCGCCCCAAGCGCACCATCCACATTGACTGTGAGAAGCGCATCACAAGCTGCAAAGGTGCCCAGGCCGATGTGGTGCTCTTTTTCATCCACGGTGTGGGCGGCTCCCTGGCCATCTGGAAGGAGCAGCTGGACTTCTTTGTGCGCCTGGGCTACGAGGTGGTGGCACCCGATCTGGCCGGTCACGGGGCCAGCTCCGCGCCCCAGGTGGCCGCAGCCTACACCTTCTATGCGCTGGCAGAGGACATGCGCGCCATCTTTAAGCGTTACGCCAAGAAGCGCAACGTGCTCATTGGACATTCTTACGG TGTCTCCTTCTGCACGTTCCTGGCACATGAGTACCCAGACCTGGTGCACAAGGTGATCATGATCAACGGCGGGGGCCCCACGGCATTGGAACCCAGCTTCTGTTCCATCTTCAACATGCCCACGTGCGTCCTGCACTGCCTGTCACCCTGCCTGGCTTGGAGCTTTCTCAA GGCCGGCTTTGCCCGCCAAGGAGCCAAAGAGAAGCAGCTGCTAAAAGAGGGCAACGCATTCAATGTGTCGTCCTTCGTTCTGCGAGCCATGATGAGCGGCCAGTACTGGCCCGAAGGTGATGAGGTCTACCATGCTGAGCTCACTGTGCCCGTCCTGCTCGTCCATGGCATGCACGACAAGTTTGTGCCGGTGGAGGAAGACCAGCGCATGGCTGAG ATCCTGCTGCTGGCCTTCCTGAAGCTCATTGATGAAGGCAGCCACATGGTGATGCTGGAGTGTCCGGAGACGGTCAACACACTCCTCCATGAATTCCTGCTCTGGGAGCCCGAGCCCTCGCCCAAGGCCCTGCCCGAGCCCCTGCCCGCGCCCCCAGAAGAGAAGAAGTAG
- the MRPL34 gene encoding 39S ribosomal protein L34, mitochondrial isoform X2 encodes MAFLVGSLGRQLGRLRWLQPRAWLGLPDAWGLLAAQQSRGKARGNEYQPSNVKRKHKHGWIRRLSTPAGVRVILRRMHKGRKSLSH; translated from the exons ATGGCTTTCTTGGTCGGATCCCTAGGTCGCCAGTTGGGCCGCCTGAG GTGGCTCCAGCCCCGGGCCTGGCTGGGACTCCCCGACGCCTGGGGACTCCTCGCCGCACAGCAGAGCCGGGGAAAGGCGCGCGGGAACGAGTATCAGCCGAGCAACGTCAAACGCAAGCACAAACACGGCTGGATCCGGCGCTTGAGCACGCCGGCCGGCGTCCGGGTCATCCTTCGCCGCATGCACAAAGGCCGGAAGTCTCTGAGCCATTGA
- the MRPL34 gene encoding 39S ribosomal protein L34, mitochondrial isoform X1: MTCQRLAPLWSASCSQAPSRWLQPRAWLGLPDAWGLLAAQQSRGKARGNEYQPSNVKRKHKHGWIRRLSTPAGVRVILRRMHKGRKSLSH, translated from the exons ATGACTTGCCAACGCCTTGCGCCTTTATGGAGCGCCTCTTGCAGCCAGGCTCCGTCCCG GTGGCTCCAGCCCCGGGCCTGGCTGGGACTCCCCGACGCCTGGGGACTCCTCGCCGCACAGCAGAGCCGGGGAAAGGCGCGCGGGAACGAGTATCAGCCGAGCAACGTCAAACGCAAGCACAAACACGGCTGGATCCGGCGCTTGAGCACGCCGGCCGGCGTCCGGGTCATCCTTCGCCGCATGCACAAAGGCCGGAAGTCTCTGAGCCATTGA